From the Clostridiales bacterium FE2011 genome, one window contains:
- a CDS encoding aspartate--ammonia ligase yields MNLIIPKDYNPVLDLRDTEIAIKLVKDFFEQELAKALNLTRVSAPIMVTPESGLNDNLNGVERPVSFDVLETGATVEIVHSLAKWKRQALKTYGFSVGEGLYTDMNAIRRDEITDNIHSIFVDQWDWERIMAPSERNEQFLRDIVNRIYLTLRKTEGFVCAHYPHIKPELPDAITFVTTQQLEDEYPDKTPKEREYIAAKKYGAVFLMQVGGALRSGQPHDGRAPDYDDWNLNGDILLYDPLLDISLEVSSMGIRVDPDTLRKQLKIRGCEERAELPFQKALLAGELPQTIGGGIGQSRMCVYFLRKAHVGEVQASMWPEEVVKACRNGNIPLL; encoded by the coding sequence ATGAACCTCATTATCCCCAAGGACTATAACCCTGTCCTGGATCTGCGCGACACAGAGATTGCCATCAAGCTCGTTAAGGACTTCTTCGAGCAGGAACTGGCCAAAGCCCTGAACCTCACCCGCGTTTCCGCGCCCATCATGGTCACGCCGGAAAGCGGTCTGAATGATAACCTGAACGGTGTGGAACGCCCCGTTTCCTTCGACGTGCTGGAAACCGGCGCCACCGTGGAAATTGTTCACTCCCTGGCCAAATGGAAGCGCCAGGCCCTTAAAACCTACGGTTTTTCCGTGGGTGAAGGCCTTTATACGGATATGAATGCTATCCGCCGGGATGAAATTACCGATAATATTCATTCTATATTTGTAGACCAGTGGGACTGGGAGCGCATCATGGCCCCTTCCGAGCGGAACGAGCAGTTCCTGCGGGACATTGTCAACCGCATCTACCTGACCCTCCGCAAGACCGAGGGCTTTGTCTGCGCCCACTATCCCCACATCAAGCCGGAACTGCCGGACGCCATCACCTTCGTCACCACCCAGCAGCTGGAAGATGAATATCCGGACAAGACGCCCAAGGAACGCGAGTATATCGCGGCAAAGAAATACGGTGCGGTGTTCCTTATGCAGGTCGGCGGCGCCCTGCGCAGCGGCCAGCCCCATGACGGCCGTGCCCCGGACTATGACGACTGGAACCTGAACGGCGACATCCTGCTCTATGATCCCCTGCTGGACATCTCCCTGGAGGTTTCCTCCATGGGTATCCGCGTGGATCCGGACACCCTGCGCAAGCAGCTGAAGATCCGCGGCTGTGAAGAACGGGCGGAACTGCCCTTCCAGAAGGCCCTGCTGGCTGGTGAACTGCCCCAGACCATCGGCGGCGGTATCGGACAGAGCCGCATGTGCGTCTACTTCCTCCGGAAGGCCCACGTCGGCGAGGTTCAGGCCAGCATGTGGCCGGAAGAAGTCGTCAAGGCCTGCCGCAACGGTAATATTCCGCTGCTTTAA
- a CDS encoding L,D-transpeptidase has translation MKKLLSLLLVFLFLLPCLSFAEETEDVEEEWEELADVKDTLLATDVFYHTPNELSAVKCDHELCFWNLEMGRMNEEAIWKVLTQPVTVLTGKQREQVRILAEPDEKCTDYVGVVTCTSQGVHVLQQEGDWSLIEAYSSSEEGSAVKVFAEHFQGWVKTSRLKTEEVDQTYGLVVDKLQQRLYVFKEGKLFSTLLCSTGFAKNKANLFHETPAGEFLMVSWVGGFQAETLWCAYGIRINSGILIHEVPSRQETNKAGETYTSYARCERYLGEKASHGCIRVQRQLTPEGVNAKWLWDHLSRKPYTKVIIWDDLDRELCYPSDDLILYYNPNGGTNYHSQATCTMVKDKYEPMTAFTYGELDKKPYNKLTACPACAPMPRKEKIDELNSKSRKSQ, from the coding sequence TTGAAAAAACTCCTGTCCCTGCTCCTGGTTTTCCTGTTCCTTCTTCCCTGCCTGTCCTTCGCCGAAGAGACAGAAGATGTGGAAGAGGAATGGGAAGAGCTCGCAGACGTGAAGGATACCCTTCTCGCCACGGATGTCTTCTACCATACGCCCAATGAGCTCAGTGCTGTCAAATGTGACCATGAACTGTGTTTCTGGAATCTGGAAATGGGCCGTATGAATGAGGAAGCCATCTGGAAGGTACTCACCCAGCCGGTGACAGTGCTTACCGGCAAGCAGCGGGAACAGGTACGTATCCTCGCCGAGCCGGATGAGAAATGCACTGACTATGTGGGTGTGGTCACCTGCACCAGCCAGGGTGTTCACGTCCTGCAACAGGAAGGAGACTGGTCCCTGATTGAAGCCTATTCCTCTTCCGAGGAAGGCTCCGCCGTCAAGGTCTTTGCTGAGCACTTCCAGGGCTGGGTCAAAACCAGCCGTCTCAAAACAGAAGAAGTGGACCAGACCTACGGCCTGGTCGTTGATAAGCTTCAGCAGCGGCTCTATGTCTTTAAAGAAGGAAAGCTCTTCAGCACCCTGCTGTGCTCCACCGGTTTCGCGAAGAACAAAGCCAACCTCTTCCACGAGACTCCCGCCGGGGAATTCCTCATGGTCAGCTGGGTCGGCGGTTTCCAGGCGGAAACCCTCTGGTGTGCCTATGGCATACGCATCAACAGCGGTATCCTGATCCACGAAGTGCCCAGCCGGCAGGAAACCAACAAAGCCGGTGAAACCTATACGTCCTATGCCCGGTGTGAACGCTATCTCGGGGAGAAGGCCAGCCACGGCTGCATCCGGGTCCAGCGCCAGCTGACGCCCGAAGGCGTCAACGCCAAATGGCTTTGGGATCATCTTTCCCGCAAGCCCTATACCAAGGTGATTATCTGGGATGACCTGGACCGGGAGCTCTGTTATCCGTCTGATGACCTGATCCTGTACTATAATCCCAACGGCGGAACAAACTATCATTCCCAGGCCACCTGCACGATGGTCAAGGATAAATACGAACCCATGACCGCCTTTACCTACGGTGAACTGGACAAGAAACCGTATAACAAACTGACCGCCTGTCCCGCCTGTGCTCCCATGCCCCGGAAGGAAAAGATCGACGAGCTCAATTCCAAGAGCCGCAAGAGCCAATAA
- the mfd gene encoding transcription-repair coupling factor, translating into MASSFVSSIAIPGLEALLETAQGKTTAVAGVNQTLAAVIACIAAEKGKKTLLVADNDLKAARAADDVRQLTGEGCCLPGGEIDLTRAAGSLESNWRRLEALAAVTEGKVRILCAGAEAMAQRMGRPEPFRALSLTLKPGDVFPPADLARRLSRMGYDRVGMVEGKGQFAQRGSILDVYPPALAQGLRIEFFDDEIDGIREFDCISQRSLGDVPEAVLTPACEVLLEEDEYPEAARRMREAIDDQPDTDIGKDLLFDDLPPLPDDEDDAELFDKKIAPKIREKQYQDQKELEADRRMERLRQDAETLEQGLPFRRMRAWLPVLTDKTASVCDWFEPDLVLLCEPDRLRNRIEERLQGFAEDLQSAITRREAVTDQESLLKDWDTVLKELKPYPKGLLTEILLGLGGIKPDNTVTVEATGIQGYGGQMRALKNDIALWREHGYRIYLLSGGSSRGKRLEESLKELDEKTEFREELSAAKPAEAVILPITLSGGFIIRGGEGCPGTAVVSDADIWGEGYRRSKSRKRSGERISTFTDLKVGDYVVHEDHGVGIYQGITRIQSEGSWHDYLLIHYGGNDKLYVPVEQLERVQRYIGNPNQAPKLNRLGGGEWARQKGKVKEGLKALAFDLKALYAERSQNTGHAFGPDTAWQREFEDEFPWELTPDQAQSVQEIREDMESDRNMDRLLCGDVGYGKTEVSLRAAFKAIADNKQVALLAPTTILVQQHYNTIVKRFRHTGARVDFLSRFRTPAEQKDVLAKLAAGDIDLIVGTHKLLGKDVKFKDLGLLIVDEEQRFGVAHKEVIKNMKRQVDVLTLSATPIPRTLHMSMTGIRDMSVLETPPEERIPVQTVVTEYSDALIRDAILRELGRGGQVYFLYNRVRSIGSFYERLRALVPEARVGVAHGQMKEHQLEDVMLDFYNGNYDVLLCTTIIENGLDVPNANTLIVYDAERFGLSQLYQLRGRVGRSNRQAYAYFTVRADHMLTETAQQRLTAIREFTEFGAGFRIAMRDLEIRGAGNILGPEQHGHLATVGYDMYCKLMEETLNEVQGRQTARELETRVDLRVDAFLPSDYVAEEKQRMEMYKRIASVVTDEDRADVTDELIDRYGDLPPAAETLLDVSQLRALCNRLGVSQVTRGKEGLIMKVDERYVPDPACLLQAISETDGRLILSARAPARMILKVQNLQEQEMLQEALKVTRKLVARIKELEEEKSEKSEESGN; encoded by the coding sequence ATGGCATCGAGTTTTGTTTCTTCGATTGCGATACCTGGTTTAGAGGCATTGCTGGAGACGGCGCAGGGAAAGACAACGGCGGTTGCCGGCGTTAACCAGACGCTGGCAGCGGTGATCGCTTGTATCGCGGCAGAAAAAGGGAAAAAGACGCTGCTGGTGGCGGACAACGACCTGAAGGCAGCCCGGGCAGCGGATGACGTGCGTCAGCTGACGGGCGAAGGCTGCTGCCTGCCCGGCGGTGAGATTGACCTGACCCGGGCAGCCGGAAGCCTGGAGAGCAACTGGCGGAGGCTGGAAGCACTGGCAGCTGTGACGGAGGGCAAAGTACGGATCCTGTGCGCCGGAGCGGAAGCGATGGCGCAGCGGATGGGCCGGCCGGAACCTTTCCGGGCACTGAGCCTGACCCTGAAGCCGGGAGACGTGTTTCCACCGGCAGATCTTGCCCGTCGGCTGAGCCGGATGGGCTATGACCGCGTGGGCATGGTGGAAGGCAAAGGACAGTTTGCACAGCGCGGATCCATCCTGGACGTGTATCCTCCGGCGCTGGCCCAGGGACTTCGGATTGAATTCTTTGATGATGAGATTGACGGGATCCGGGAGTTTGACTGTATCAGCCAGCGGAGCCTGGGAGACGTTCCGGAAGCCGTACTGACGCCCGCGTGCGAAGTGCTGCTTGAGGAAGACGAATATCCGGAAGCTGCCCGCCGGATGCGGGAAGCTATTGATGATCAGCCGGATACGGACATCGGGAAAGACCTGCTGTTTGATGACCTGCCGCCCCTGCCGGACGATGAGGATGACGCGGAGCTCTTTGACAAGAAGATTGCTCCGAAGATCCGGGAAAAACAGTATCAGGATCAGAAGGAGCTGGAAGCTGACCGGCGGATGGAACGGCTTCGCCAGGACGCGGAAACGCTGGAGCAGGGACTGCCCTTCCGGCGGATGCGTGCCTGGCTGCCGGTGCTGACGGACAAGACAGCGTCGGTATGCGACTGGTTTGAGCCGGACCTGGTATTGCTGTGTGAACCAGACCGCCTGCGGAACAGGATTGAGGAGCGGCTGCAGGGTTTCGCGGAAGACCTGCAGAGCGCCATTACCCGCCGGGAAGCAGTGACTGATCAGGAAAGTCTGCTGAAGGACTGGGATACGGTGCTGAAAGAACTGAAACCGTATCCTAAGGGACTGCTGACAGAGATCCTGCTCGGACTGGGTGGCATCAAGCCGGACAATACGGTGACGGTGGAAGCAACCGGCATCCAGGGCTATGGCGGGCAGATGCGCGCACTGAAGAACGATATTGCCCTGTGGCGGGAGCACGGATACAGGATTTATCTGCTCTCAGGCGGAAGCAGCCGCGGAAAGCGGCTGGAGGAAAGCCTGAAAGAGCTGGATGAAAAAACAGAATTCCGGGAGGAACTCAGCGCGGCAAAGCCTGCGGAAGCTGTGATCCTGCCGATCACGCTCAGCGGCGGCTTCATTATCCGCGGCGGGGAAGGCTGCCCCGGAACGGCGGTGGTTTCCGACGCTGACATCTGGGGCGAGGGATATCGGCGGAGCAAGAGCCGGAAACGCTCCGGGGAACGGATTTCCACCTTCACGGACCTGAAGGTGGGCGACTATGTGGTGCATGAAGACCACGGCGTTGGTATCTACCAGGGCATCACCCGGATTCAGAGCGAGGGAAGCTGGCACGACTACCTGCTGATCCACTACGGCGGAAACGACAAGCTGTATGTGCCGGTGGAGCAGCTGGAGCGGGTACAGCGCTATATCGGCAATCCGAACCAGGCACCGAAGCTGAACCGCCTGGGCGGCGGAGAATGGGCCCGGCAGAAGGGCAAGGTCAAGGAAGGACTGAAAGCGCTGGCCTTTGACCTGAAGGCGCTGTATGCGGAACGTTCCCAGAACACAGGCCATGCCTTCGGACCGGATACGGCCTGGCAGAGGGAGTTTGAAGATGAATTCCCGTGGGAGCTGACGCCGGACCAGGCACAGAGCGTGCAGGAAATCCGGGAAGACATGGAGAGCGACCGGAACATGGACCGGCTGCTGTGCGGCGACGTGGGCTACGGAAAAACAGAGGTGAGCCTGCGGGCCGCTTTCAAGGCGATCGCGGATAACAAACAGGTGGCCCTGCTGGCACCCACCACGATTCTGGTGCAGCAGCACTACAACACCATCGTGAAGCGATTCCGGCATACCGGTGCCCGGGTGGACTTCCTGAGCCGGTTCCGGACTCCGGCAGAGCAGAAGGACGTGCTGGCCAAGCTGGCCGCGGGCGACATTGACCTGATCGTCGGTACCCACAAGCTGCTGGGCAAGGATGTGAAGTTCAAGGACCTGGGCCTGCTCATCGTGGACGAGGAGCAGCGCTTCGGCGTGGCCCATAAGGAAGTTATCAAGAATATGAAGCGGCAGGTGGACGTGCTCACCCTGAGTGCGACACCGATTCCGCGAACCCTGCATATGTCCATGACGGGCATCCGGGACATGAGCGTGCTGGAAACCCCGCCGGAAGAGCGGATCCCGGTACAGACCGTGGTCACGGAGTATTCTGACGCCCTGATCCGTGACGCCATCCTGCGCGAACTTGGCCGGGGCGGACAAGTGTACTTCCTGTACAACCGGGTGCGGAGCATCGGCAGCTTCTATGAGCGGCTGCGGGCACTGGTACCGGAAGCCCGGGTGGGCGTGGCCCATGGGCAGATGAAGGAGCACCAGCTGGAAGACGTGATGCTGGACTTCTACAACGGCAATTATGACGTGCTGCTGTGTACCACCATTATTGAAAACGGCCTGGACGTGCCGAACGCGAATACCCTGATTGTGTATGACGCGGAACGGTTTGGCCTCAGCCAGCTCTATCAGCTGCGGGGCCGGGTGGGCCGGAGCAACCGGCAGGCCTATGCCTACTTCACCGTGCGGGCGGATCATATGCTGACGGAAACAGCCCAGCAGCGGCTGACAGCTATCCGGGAGTTTACGGAGTTTGGCGCCGGTTTCCGTATCGCGATGCGGGACCTGGAAATCCGCGGCGCGGGCAATATCCTGGGACCGGAACAGCACGGCCATCTGGCTACGGTCGGTTACGACATGTACTGCAAGCTGATGGAAGAAACCCTGAACGAGGTACAGGGCCGGCAGACCGCACGGGAACTGGAAACCAGGGTGGATCTGCGGGTGGACGCTTTCCTGCCTTCCGACTATGTGGCGGAAGAAAAGCAGCGGATGGAAATGTACAAGCGGATTGCTTCCGTGGTAACGGACGAAGACCGGGCGGACGTAACGGACGAGTTGATCGACCGCTATGGCGACCTGCCGCCGGCTGCCGAGACGCTGCTTGACGTGAGCCAGCTGCGGGCATTGTGCAACCGGCTGGGCGTCAGCCAGGTGACCCGCGGCAAGGAAGGCCTGATCATGAAGGTGGACGAGCGGTATGTGCCGGATCCGGCCTGTCTGCTGCAGGCTATCTCTGAGACGGATGGGCGGCTGATCCTGTCCGCCAGGGCACCGGCCAGGATGATCCTGAAGGTGCAGAACCTGCAGGAGCAGGAGATGCTGCAGGAAGCGTTGAAGGTGACGAGGAAACTGGTGGCGCGGATCAAAGAACTGGAAGAAGAAAAGAGCGAAAAAAGTGAAGAAAGCGGTAATTAA
- a CDS encoding ATP-binding protein: MIREVSNSFPCIVIYGPRQVGKSTTIDHLFGDQYRKVTLDDLDDRNLALQNPKLFLETYGWPVIIDEIQKAPLLLDEIKKIIDEQRLIWLKKNKPRTLMYILTGSNRFELQEGISESLAGRCGIIEMASLSQSEKYSKEGRLFDPNINTLRAREKELPDTYRSRSQVFEDIFQGGMPDIVTGVSAREAYFKSYINTYMEKDVRKLIAASSELQFRNFLSILALRTSQELHYDQIASNVGIDVKTCRRWISILETSGLVYLLQPYMANISNRIIKAPKLYFMDTGLCAYLCKWPTAEMLESCAMSGAFFENYVVSEIVKNAYVHNQDPKEFLFYYRDIDQKEIDLLYVKENKLYPIEIKKSISPRNPTRNFIALTKYNMETGAGLVIDTCDKIRPINENAWYYPVSILGM; the protein is encoded by the coding sequence ATGATCAGAGAAGTATCAAACTCATTCCCTTGTATAGTCATATACGGTCCAAGACAAGTAGGAAAATCCACAACTATTGATCATCTCTTTGGAGATCAATATCGAAAAGTTACTCTGGATGATCTGGATGACCGAAACCTGGCTCTTCAAAACCCAAAACTGTTTCTGGAAACATACGGGTGGCCTGTTATTATCGATGAGATTCAGAAGGCCCCATTATTGCTGGATGAAATCAAAAAAATTATTGATGAGCAGCGCCTAATCTGGTTAAAGAAAAATAAACCTCGTACCCTGATGTATATTCTGACGGGTTCCAACCGTTTTGAACTTCAGGAAGGCATTTCCGAATCTCTTGCCGGAAGATGTGGAATCATTGAGATGGCTTCTCTATCACAATCCGAAAAATATAGTAAAGAGGGTCGTCTCTTTGATCCGAATATTAATACATTGCGTGCCCGTGAAAAAGAACTGCCGGATACCTACAGGAGCAGAAGTCAGGTGTTTGAGGATATTTTTCAGGGCGGCATGCCGGATATCGTCACAGGTGTTTCTGCACGTGAAGCATATTTCAAATCCTATATCAACACCTATATGGAGAAAGATGTCCGAAAATTAATTGCTGCCTCCAGTGAACTGCAATTCAGGAATTTTCTATCTATCCTTGCACTCAGGACATCGCAGGAACTTCATTATGATCAAATTGCTTCCAATGTTGGTATTGATGTAAAAACATGTCGCAGATGGATTTCTATTCTGGAAACCTCCGGGCTTGTTTATCTCCTTCAACCCTATATGGCCAATATTTCCAATCGAATCATCAAAGCTCCAAAGCTCTATTTTATGGATACAGGCCTTTGTGCTTATCTGTGTAAATGGCCAACTGCAGAAATGTTGGAGTCATGCGCAATGAGCGGCGCTTTCTTTGAGAATTATGTTGTCAGTGAGATAGTCAAAAACGCCTATGTTCATAATCAAGATCCGAAAGAGTTTTTATTCTATTACCGGGATATTGATCAAAAAGAAATAGACTTGCTCTATGTCAAAGAAAACAAATTGTATCCCATTGAGATCAAAAAAAGTATTTCTCCCAGAAATCCTACCCGGAATTTCATTGCATTGACGAAATATAACATGGAGACTGGAGCTGGTCTCGTAATCGATACATGTGATAAAATACGCCCCATCAACGAAAATGCTTGGTATTACCCTGTCAGCATTCTCGGAATGTAA
- a CDS encoding aminoacyl-tRNA hydrolase, producing MVKTLLIVGLGNPGEKYAHTRHNAGYEVMSRLEEYYGVKLRKKLFVQDMIAEVTDGETKIVLCEPLTFMNRSGECVKRLLNRFKVPQENLLVIYDDIDLPPGKVRVRKNGGPGTHNGMRSIASCLGKTDFPRIRVGTGDRPAGQDLAAWVLGHWSAEDKEKMEAAFDKAAECARLWVKEGIDKAMQKGNSN from the coding sequence ATGGTAAAGACGTTACTCATTGTCGGCCTGGGAAATCCGGGGGAGAAGTATGCCCACACCCGCCATAACGCGGGCTATGAGGTGATGAGCCGGCTGGAAGAATATTACGGCGTGAAACTGCGCAAAAAGCTGTTTGTGCAGGACATGATCGCGGAAGTGACAGACGGGGAAACCAAGATTGTGCTGTGCGAGCCGTTGACCTTCATGAACCGGAGCGGCGAGTGCGTGAAACGCTTGCTGAACCGTTTCAAGGTGCCGCAGGAGAATTTGCTGGTGATCTATGACGATATCGACCTGCCTCCGGGAAAGGTACGGGTACGCAAGAACGGCGGCCCCGGAACGCATAACGGAATGCGGAGTATCGCATCCTGCCTTGGAAAGACGGATTTCCCGCGGATCCGGGTAGGAACGGGTGACCGGCCGGCGGGTCAGGATCTGGCAGCCTGGGTGCTTGGACACTGGAGCGCAGAAGACAAAGAAAAGATGGAAGCGGCCTTTGATAAGGCGGCGGAATGCGCGCGCCTATGGGTAAAGGAAGGCATTGATAAAGCGATGCAAAAAGGCAACAGTAATTAA
- a CDS encoding RluA family pseudouridine synthase, with protein sequence MTEGMEYRVASDGRRLDVLLSEATGLSRSRVASLMEDGLCVSGGKACTKAGTKLPAGQEIVLTVPAPKEAVPKAEDIPLEILYEDEDLAVVIKPRGMVVHPAAGHPDGTLVNALLARLDSLGGIGGELRPGIVHRLDKETSGLMLVAKNDETQEELSRMLKDREIEKHYRALVEGRFKEPEGEINAAIDRSKKDRKKMAIDPEGRPALTRWKVLAEGQACTLLDVHILTGRTHQIRVHMRSIQHPVCGDELYGFEKGVKVPCLMLHAYSLRFKHPRTKEEMAFQAPLPEDFLKGLKSNGIDKTNS encoded by the coding sequence ATGACTGAAGGAATGGAGTACCGGGTTGCATCCGATGGACGCCGGCTGGACGTATTGCTGAGTGAAGCAACAGGACTCAGCAGGAGCCGGGTGGCTTCGCTGATGGAAGACGGCCTGTGCGTTTCCGGCGGAAAGGCCTGCACAAAGGCCGGCACTAAGCTGCCTGCGGGCCAGGAGATTGTCCTGACAGTACCCGCACCGAAGGAAGCTGTTCCGAAGGCGGAGGATATTCCGCTGGAAATCCTGTATGAGGATGAGGACCTGGCCGTGGTGATCAAGCCGCGGGGCATGGTAGTGCATCCGGCGGCAGGACATCCGGACGGAACGCTGGTGAACGCATTGCTGGCCCGTCTGGATTCACTGGGCGGTATCGGCGGGGAGCTGCGTCCCGGGATTGTTCATCGGCTGGATAAGGAAACCAGCGGCCTGATGCTGGTGGCGAAGAATGATGAAACCCAGGAAGAACTGAGCCGGATGCTGAAAGACCGGGAGATTGAGAAACATTACCGGGCACTGGTAGAGGGCCGGTTCAAGGAACCGGAAGGCGAAATAAACGCGGCTATCGACCGGAGCAAGAAAGACCGGAAGAAGATGGCCATTGATCCGGAAGGCCGCCCGGCACTGACCCGCTGGAAAGTACTGGCGGAAGGCCAGGCCTGCACTTTGCTGGACGTTCATATCCTGACCGGACGGACCCATCAGATCCGCGTCCACATGCGGAGTATCCAGCACCCGGTCTGCGGGGACGAGCTGTATGGTTTTGAAAAGGGCGTGAAGGTACCTTGCCTCATGCTCCATGCCTACAGCCTGAGGTTTAAACATCCCCGGACAAAAGAAGAAATGGCCTTCCAGGCTCCTCTGCCGGAGGACTTCCTGAAAGGCCTCAAGAGCAACGGAATTGATAAAACAAATTCCTGA
- the lspA gene encoding signal peptidase II: MKKAVIKKSLGFWLIAAAVLILDRITKELAPGLPADGFTLIPGVIGLRYAENTGIAFSLLSGLPRLTGILGLAIVIGGYVWLRNKEFAVLPLTGLALMAGGATGNMLDRLIRGFVPDMIETLFVNFPVFNVADSCLTVGCVLVMISLLCRPQDWAKL, translated from the coding sequence GTGAAGAAAGCGGTAATTAAGAAAAGCCTGGGATTCTGGCTGATTGCGGCTGCGGTACTGATCCTGGACCGGATCACGAAGGAACTGGCACCCGGCCTTCCGGCGGATGGGTTTACCCTGATTCCCGGAGTGATCGGTCTGCGGTACGCGGAAAATACCGGCATCGCGTTCTCGCTGCTGAGCGGGCTGCCGAGGCTGACAGGCATCCTTGGACTGGCAATTGTTATCGGTGGCTATGTGTGGCTGCGGAACAAGGAATTCGCGGTGCTTCCGCTGACGGGCCTTGCCCTGATGGCCGGCGGCGCAACAGGCAATATGCTGGACCGGCTGATCCGGGGTTTTGTGCCGGATATGATTGAGACGCTGTTTGTGAATTTTCCTGTGTTCAATGTTGCGGACAGCTGCCTGACAGTGGGCTGTGTGTTGGTGATGATCAGCCTGCTGTGCAGGCCGCAGGACTGGGCGAAACTCTGA